Within the Stenotrophomonas sp. 610A2 genome, the region AGATCCTTGTCACCGGTGACCAGCAGCAAAGGCACCGCCAGCGAGGCATATGACTGCTCGTTGATCAGCCCCGGAATCCGGCCTGGCGACGAAAAGCCCAGCACAGCCACCACTGATGGATCGCGCAACGGCCCCAGTCCGTTCAATGCACCACCAAGCGTCGCCGAGATCAGCGTCCCCAGACTATGACCGGCTGCAGCAACCGGCATCCCGGGCCAATGCTTCGCCGCGTAGCCGCTGACAGCGCGCATGTCGACGAAGCGCTCGGTCAAGCCTTGTTGCAGCGAGAACTGCTCACGCTGCGGATACTTCATCGAGTCCACGTGCAGCGGTGCCAACACCACGAATCCGGCATCCGCCCAGGACTGCAGCAGGCGCTCGTAGCGTTCCGGCCAGGCACCGTGCCCGGAGGAAAACAGCACCACACCACGCACCTGTGCTGGCTCCCAGATCGCCAGCGTTGTCGAGCGCTCGGCACTGACCTGCAGTGGCAGCACCTGGGTTGGAGCCGCCAGCGCGGCAGCAGCGGGCCCCAGCAACAGGAGCACGGCAAGCCCGGCGCGTCGCAGCAGGGAAGGAAGTTTCATGACATTGCCCCGGATCTGAATGATGGGATCAATGTCGGTTTTGGCGACCTCCGGAATCAGTGCCGGAAGTCAGTTTTTTCAGCTGCCGTTGGTCAGCTCAGGCGGCCAGCGTACGCGCCTTCAACTCGGCCACTTCATGGGCGGTGGCAAAGCGCCCCTTGTCATCACGCACCACCTGCGCCATCGCACATTGCGGGTCATGGGTGAAGAACAGGTGCACGTTGCGCGCCAGTTTGTCCTCGAGGAAGGCCCGCTTCTCGTCGATCAGCAACTCGGCATTGCGGTCGTAACCCATGGTGATCGGCACATGCACCCAGGAACGGCCAGGTATCAGGTCGGCACAAAACACCACGCCGCCGCGCGGCTGGCCATTGACCCGCTCCGGACCAATGATTTCAGCCAGCATCAGGCCTGGCGTATGGCCA harbors:
- a CDS encoding alpha/beta hydrolase family protein: MKLPSLLRRAGLAVLLLLGPAAAALAAPTQVLPLQVSAERSTTLAIWEPAQVRGVVLFSSGHGAWPERYERLLQSWADAGFVVLAPLHVDSMKYPQREQFSLQQGLTERFVDMRAVSGYAAKHWPGMPVAAAGHSLGTLISATLGGALNGLGPLRDPSVVAVLGFSSPGRIPGLINEQSYASLAVPLLLVTGDKDLVPGFVSDPVDHLYPVETAPAGDKTGVVLAGGDHNLIGGEPELLFERARELGTAFLRVQLLKDEHARQLLAAPAAANERWLRR